The following coding sequences lie in one Xiphophorus maculatus strain JP 163 A chromosome 4, X_maculatus-5.0-male, whole genome shotgun sequence genomic window:
- the gtf2f2 gene encoding general transcription factor IIF subunit 2 isoform X1 — protein MSEKGEVDLTGAKQNTGVWLVKVPKYLSQQWAKATGRGEVGKIRICKKGNQGKPEVSFTLNEELTTIEGIEDKTVSAPREHPFTMQSVGGQMLAVFTETSSGQSEERSDGSSSGSGTGPDKIALEGVVVQRAECRPAVSESYMKLKRLQIEESSKPARLSQQLLKPVTTNYKPVANHDYNREYERKKKEEGKRARSDKQQVLDMLFSAFEKHQYYNIKDLVDITKQPVTYLKEILRDIGIYNVKGTHKNTWELKPEYRHYQAEEKTDE, from the exons ATGTCAGAGAAAGGAGAAGTAGATTTAACAGGTGCCAAGCAGAATACTGGTGTTTGGCTCGTAAAG GTGCCGAAGTACCTCTCTCAGCAATGGGCAAAAGCTACAGGAAGAGGCGAGGTCGGGAAAATCAGAATTTGCAA aaaaggaaaccaAGGAAAACCAGAG GTGTCTTTCACTTTAAATGAAGAGCTGACTACCATTGAAGGCATCGAGGACAAGACGGTGTCTGCACCTCGCGAACATCCTTTCACCATGCAGTCCGTGGGGGGTCAGATGCTGGCGGTCTTCACGGAGACTTCATCCG GCCAGTCAGAAGAAAGATctgatggcagcagctcagGTTCGGGGACAGGTCCAG ATAAAATAGCCTTGGAGGGAGTGGTGGTGCAGAGAGCAGAATGCAGACCTGCTGTTAGTGAAAGCTACATGAAATTAAAGCG GCTACAAATTGAAGAGTCTTCCAAACCAGCGAGGTTGTCACAGCAGTTGTTGAAGCCTGTCACCACCAACTACAAACCTGTGGCCAACCACGactacaat CGTGAATACGAGcggaaaaagaaagaggaaggcaAGAGAGCGAGATCTGACAAACAGCAGGTGCTGGACATGTTGTTTTCTGCGTTTGAGAAGCACCAGTACTACAACATCAAAGACCTGGTAGACATCACCAAACAGCCTGTG ACATACCTGAAGGAAATCTTGCGTGACATTGGCATCTACAATGTAAAGGGAACACACAAGAACACCTGGGAACTCAAGCCGGAGTACAGACATTACCAGGCAGAGGAAAAAACTGATgaatag
- the gpalpp1 gene encoding GPALPP motifs-containing protein 1 has protein sequence MSSDKLIGPALPPLFRKDGSESDESENDFAGPALPPGYKRGEPSGSSDESEPEVAFKRSRTGEAAEVTKDDDDDDDDGFFGPALPPGFKKQSPPERPPVLGPALPPGFHRAASDSDDGEDGEGFPGPALPPGYQAESSSSEGEDEDVIGPMPAKGPIQDSVALEFERRALRMKEKLTGEEAPEVVSRETWMTELPPELQHIGLGARTFKKRSGPENNDRSIWTDTPADRERKAQERLEGKKTGEAKNDRVPQVSRRDVEMAEKVSKYNDSKRGESLMSLHSKKLKEKAKETADKPVERRPFDRDEDLQVNRFDEAQKQRLLKKSQELNTRFSHSKDRMFL, from the exons ATGTCTTCTGATAAATTAATTGGGCCTGCTTTACCGCCGTTGTTTAGAAAGGATGGATCTGAAAGCGACGAGAGTGAAAATGATT TCGCTGGTCCCGCGCTGCCTCCCGGTTATAAGCGGGGGGAGCCGTCCGGTTCTTCGGATGAGAGTGAGCCGGAGGTGGCGTTCAAAAGATCCAGgactggagaagctgcaga GGTGAccaaagatgatgatgatgatgatgatgatggtttcTTTGGACCAGCTTTGCCACcaggatttaaaaaacaaagtccacCAGAAAG ACCCCCTGTGCTGGGACCAGCTTTGCCCCCCGGGTTCCACAGAGCAGCATCTGACAGCGATGATGGGGAAGACGGAGAGGGCTTCCCAGGGCCTGCGCTGCCCCCAGGATACCAGGCCGAGAGTTCCAGCAGTGAAGGAGAGGATGAGGATGTGATTGGGCCCATGCCCGCCAAAGGGCCCATTCAAGACTCAGTGGCTCTCGAATTTGAACGAAGAGCACTAAGGATGAAAGAGAAGCTCACTGGGGAG GAGGCCCCTGAGGTGGTGTCTAGAGAAACATGGATGACGGAGCTCCCACCAGAACTGCAGCACATTGGTTTAGGGGCTCGAACCTTCAAGAAGAGGTCAGGTCCAGAGAACAATGATCGATCGATTTGGACGGACACACCGGCAGACAGGGAGCGCAAGGCCCag GAACGACttgaaggaaagaaaactgGCGAGGCAAAGAATGATAGAGTCCCACAGGTTTCTCGAAGGGATGTAGAAATGGCAGAAAAAGTATCAAAATATAAT GACTCCAAACGGGGTGAGTCCCTCATGAGTTTACACTCAaagaagctgaaggaaaaaGCCAAAGAGACAGCGGACAAGCCAGTGGAGCGGAGGCCGTTTGATAGAGACGAAGACCTGCAGGTGAATCGCTTTGATGAGGCCCAGAAGCAGCGGCTGCTGAAGAAATCTCAGGAACTGAACACGCGTTTCTCACACAGCAAAGATCGAATGTTTCTGTAG
- the gtf2f2 gene encoding general transcription factor IIF subunit 2 isoform X2: MSEKGEVDLTGAKQNTGVWLVKVPKYLSQQWAKATGRGEVGKIRICKKGNQGKPEVSFTLNEELTTIEGIEDKTVSAPREHPFTMQSVGGQMLAVFTETSSDKIALEGVVVQRAECRPAVSESYMKLKRLQIEESSKPARLSQQLLKPVTTNYKPVANHDYNREYERKKKEEGKRARSDKQQVLDMLFSAFEKHQYYNIKDLVDITKQPVTYLKEILRDIGIYNVKGTHKNTWELKPEYRHYQAEEKTDE, translated from the exons ATGTCAGAGAAAGGAGAAGTAGATTTAACAGGTGCCAAGCAGAATACTGGTGTTTGGCTCGTAAAG GTGCCGAAGTACCTCTCTCAGCAATGGGCAAAAGCTACAGGAAGAGGCGAGGTCGGGAAAATCAGAATTTGCAA aaaaggaaaccaAGGAAAACCAGAG GTGTCTTTCACTTTAAATGAAGAGCTGACTACCATTGAAGGCATCGAGGACAAGACGGTGTCTGCACCTCGCGAACATCCTTTCACCATGCAGTCCGTGGGGGGTCAGATGCTGGCGGTCTTCACGGAGACTTCATCCG ATAAAATAGCCTTGGAGGGAGTGGTGGTGCAGAGAGCAGAATGCAGACCTGCTGTTAGTGAAAGCTACATGAAATTAAAGCG GCTACAAATTGAAGAGTCTTCCAAACCAGCGAGGTTGTCACAGCAGTTGTTGAAGCCTGTCACCACCAACTACAAACCTGTGGCCAACCACGactacaat CGTGAATACGAGcggaaaaagaaagaggaaggcaAGAGAGCGAGATCTGACAAACAGCAGGTGCTGGACATGTTGTTTTCTGCGTTTGAGAAGCACCAGTACTACAACATCAAAGACCTGGTAGACATCACCAAACAGCCTGTG ACATACCTGAAGGAAATCTTGCGTGACATTGGCATCTACAATGTAAAGGGAACACACAAGAACACCTGGGAACTCAAGCCGGAGTACAGACATTACCAGGCAGAGGAAAAAACTGATgaatag